GCCACTGCCCTCTCCTTGGCCAGCTCATCCCACTGCCGCATGCGCAAACTCACCGCACACAACGGATCGCGCTCAAACTCACCCGCCTCAGCCTCCGTCATCACCCCGCCCTGATACGCCAACGTCCTGCGACTCGCCTCACTCAACCGCTGAAAATACCCCGGCTCACGCAACGTCAAATAACGCTTGGCCTCAACGTGATACTCCACCAACCGCGCCATGCGCTCACTGAACCCGGCCTCACGCAAATAATCCGCGCCAAGCCGTTCATGGCTGACCACGCCATAGCCGCCCATGTTCTGCGCACCCTCGGCACACAGATGGCCGATGTCGTGGAAGAACGCGGCGAGCACCACTTCATCATCAAAGCCTTCAGCCATCGCCAACTGCGCGGCCTGAGACATGTGTTCGATCTGCGACACCGGCTCGCCGATGTAATCACTGGCACCAAAGCGTTCGTACAAACCGAACACCCGGGCGACGACTTGCTCGTGATCTGCCATCAAACCTCCTCCAGCAACTGCGACACATTGCGCTCGGCCATCGCCGGGCCGACGCTCATGCCGACACCCGTGTGCATCAACGCCACACTCAGCCCCGGCGCCGGACGCAGGAATGAAAACGGCCCCGGCCCCCGGGAACCATAGACGCCCTGCCAACGCTCGACCACTTGCACCTTGCAGCCCAGCGTCTGCTCGGCCAGTTCAATCATCCAGTCGTCCACCTGCTCGGCGTTGAACGGCGACGGATCGCTGCCGTAATGGTGCGAGTCGCCGATGATCAGCTCGCCGTAAGGCGTGGGGCTGATCAGCAAGTGAATGCCGTTTTCATGCAGGTGCGGTTGCTCACGCAGAATCTGCGCCTGCACCGCCGCCGCTTCAGGTAGATCCGCGAACGCGCCGTAATGCACGCAGCTCAGGCCGGTGAGCAAGGCGTGTTGCAGATTCAACTCGACTTGCGGTTTGGCGCGAAGCATTTGCAGGCGGCAGATTTGCGGGTCGAGCGCGGCAATCGGCTCGGCCAGCAGGGTCTGATAATCGTGGCCGGAGCAGACGATGATCTGCCCGGCGCTGAAGCTGCCAACGGTGCTGTGCAGGCGCCCCGGCTCGACATCGCGCACCAGCGTGGAGAAGTGAAACTCGACGCCGAGATCACGGCGCAGGTAATCGATCAGCGCCGGAATCGCTTCGCGCGAGTACAGCTGTTGGTCGTCCATGCCGTGGAGTGCGGCGCGGTGATGGCTGAACTGGCCGTGGTACAGATCGCGCAAAGCGGCGCCGCGCAGCAAGTTCACGTTGTAACCGTGTTCCACGGCGCGGCGGTTGCAGAAGGCTTCGAGCAGGTGTTCTTCAGCTTCGGTTCGGGCGAACAGGTACGAGCCGTTGCGCTTGATTTGCAGGCCGGCGAGTTGCGCCCAGTCGCCCCAGATCTCGCGGCTGGCCTTGGCCAGTTCGAGCATCGGGCCGGGTGGCTGGCCGGTGACCAGCGCTTGGCCGAAGTTGCGCACCGAGGCGCCGAGGGGGGTGGCGGTGCGTTCGAAGACGCTGACTTTGAGGCCGCGTTTGGCGGCGGCGTAGGCGTGGGAGAGGCCGAGGATGCCGGCGCCGATGATCAGCAGGTCTTTGTGTTGTGTCATGGGGATGATGTCCTGAATGAAAGACCGCCATCGCTGGCAAGCCAGCTCCCACAGGGAGTTCGGGTGTTCACAGATGTGTGTTCACTCGAGATCCAATGTGGGAGTGAGCCTGCCAGCTCCCACAGGGATTTGTGGTGAACACCGATTGCGAGAACACCTTGAAACCTGTGGGAGCTGGCTTGCCAGCGATGAGGCCCTGTCAGTCGATAAAGATCTTACTTGGCGACGACTTTCTCGGACTTGCCGTCATAGCGCTTGCGCCACTCGGTGAGGATCTCGTCGCGATTCTTCGAGGCCCAGGCAAAGTCGTTCTTGATCAAACGCTGTTCGTAATCTGCCGGCAATTCGGTCTGCGGCTTGGCGATGCCCGGCTGCGCAAGAACGGCGAAGTTTTCCTTGTACAGATCCATCGCTTCGGCACTGGCGGAGAAGTCGGCGAGTTTCTTCGCGGCTTCTTCATGCGGCGTGCCTTTGATCACGGCCGTTGCTTCGATCTCCCAGCCCAGGCCTTCCTTCGGCAAGATGATGTCCAGCGGCGCGCCTTGGCGCTTCAACTGTACGGCCGGGTATTCAAAGGAAATCCCGATCGGAAACTCCCCCGCCGCCGCCAGTTTGCAAGGCTTGGAACCGGAGTGAACGTACTGGCCGATGTTCTGGTGCAGGCCGTCCATGTAAGCCCAGCCCTGCTTCTCGCCGAAGGTTTGCAGCCAGGCGCTGACGTCGAGGAAACCGGTGCCGGACGACGCCGGGTTCGGCATGACGATCTTGCCCTTGTATTCAGGCTTGGTCAGGTCCTGCCAGCTCACTGGCTTGCTCAGGCCCTGCTTTTCGGCTTCGACGGTATTGAAGCAAATGGTCGCGGCCCACACGTCCATGCCGACCCAGGCTGGCGGGTTGGCGGCGTCGCGATAGTTCGCGCCAATTTTGCCGAGATCCTTCGGCGCGTAGCTTTGCAGCATGCCTTGCTGATC
The sequence above is drawn from the Pseudomonas sp. FP2196 genome and encodes:
- a CDS encoding phosphonate degradation HD-domain oxygenase produces the protein MADHEQVVARVFGLYERFGASDYIGEPVSQIEHMSQAAQLAMAEGFDDEVVLAAFFHDIGHLCAEGAQNMGGYGVVSHERLGADYLREAGFSERMARLVEYHVEAKRYLTLREPGYFQRLSEASRRTLAYQGGVMTEAEAGEFERDPLCAVSLRMRQWDELAKERAVAVMDLGVLKEKAARLLAVRNPCH
- a CDS encoding TIGR03364 family FAD-dependent oxidoreductase, with amino-acid sequence MTQHKDLLIIGAGILGLSHAYAAAKRGLKVSVFERTATPLGASVRNFGQALVTGQPPGPMLELAKASREIWGDWAQLAGLQIKRNGSYLFARTEAEEHLLEAFCNRRAVEHGYNVNLLRGAALRDLYHGQFSHHRAALHGMDDQQLYSREAIPALIDYLRRDLGVEFHFSTLVRDVEPGRLHSTVGSFSAGQIIVCSGHDYQTLLAEPIAALDPQICRLQMLRAKPQVELNLQHALLTGLSCVHYGAFADLPEAAAVQAQILREQPHLHENGIHLLISPTPYGELIIGDSHHYGSDPSPFNAEQVDDWMIELAEQTLGCKVQVVERWQGVYGSRGPGPFSFLRPAPGLSVALMHTGVGMSVGPAMAERNVSQLLEEV
- a CDS encoding putative 2-aminoethylphosphonate ABC transporter substrate-binding protein, with the translated sequence MFKPMALAAAVLATFSLNAFAAKTELTVYTALEAEQLKSYKEAFEKANPDVEIKWVRDSTGIITAKLLAEKARPQADAVWGLAASSLAILDQQGMLQSYAPKDLGKIGANYRDAANPPAWVGMDVWAATICFNTVEAEKQGLSKPVSWQDLTKPEYKGKIVMPNPASSGTGFLDVSAWLQTFGEKQGWAYMDGLHQNIGQYVHSGSKPCKLAAAGEFPIGISFEYPAVQLKRQGAPLDIILPKEGLGWEIEATAVIKGTPHEEAAKKLADFSASAEAMDLYKENFAVLAQPGIAKPQTELPADYEQRLIKNDFAWASKNRDEILTEWRKRYDGKSEKVVAK